The proteins below are encoded in one region of Stigmatopora argus isolate UIUO_Sarg chromosome 2, RoL_Sarg_1.0, whole genome shotgun sequence:
- the LOC144070662 gene encoding small EDRK-rich factor 2-like: protein MTRGNQRELARQKAAKKANDTGKGKRGDDGLSAAARKQRDAEIMQQKQKKSDGGEKDNPKSQVK, encoded by the exons ATGACCA GGGGAAATCAACGTGAGCTGGCACGCCAAAAGGCTGCCAAGAAGGCGAACGACACCGGCAAAGGCAAGAGAGGCGACGACGGACTCTCGGCTGCCGCCCGGAAGCAGAG GGATGCTGAAATAATGCAGCAAAAGCAGAAAAAGTCAGATGGTGGTGAGAAAGACAACCCAAAGTCCCAAGTGAAGTGA
- the LOC144070646 gene encoding RNA polymerase II elongation factor ELL2-like — MASLGPDRRYGLSCGKINHKNGPHRTLHHVKLTDTAIRALEAYQNLKANLPNEPSICFEGNQGYIKLPAPTVELPNAFRIFSFYLSSDPKDQPQASFDCIHQYVSSDGREQLQGQGVIQDKITVCATEDSYQMTRERVSQVEKDSWSRSAIEIKPGATHPSKSVKFHKRAPIVSASDGGFCKAPSRWSGSLPSAHHKPLRERLIHLLALKSYRKPELLLWLERERLGARDKAELCAILEETAKFNPKDSSYLLKDDFYKYVQKDWPGYNEEERQLVSGLLSRKLQPHVKAHSKNPQASAEKSIEDRTLQHSLAKNPVVKRPVSADSLQALSAKRQRQSDHTTREQPTRNGLLNKKGASTIPSPSLPPKPEFQRTDNPIGSCHGSYQRDSPLKASNNSDVSETDRHVTKAMSHEAPQPQSECAQQQRKKKFKKHKDKERERLKERQDKRWSGDSLDLKPDPHKLGNCDIINDMDSVEKPDYICMYVRITSIEQRQQYQEDFSAEYDEYKDLHTRIAAVTRMFVQLGCKIRSMAPGTKEHKVMEDQILEKYKKYRKKFPDYQEEKKRCEYLHQKLSFIKQLIVDYDVSGTSS, encoded by the exons ATGGCATCGCTCGGCCCGGACCGCCGTTACGGGCTGTCGTGCGGGAAAATCAACCACAAAAACGGGCCCCACAGGACGCTTCACCACGTCAAACTCACCGACACCGCCATTCGAGCTTTGGAGGCTTACCAGAACCTCAAG GCTAATTTACCAAATGAGCCGTCTATTTGTTTCGAGGGGAATCAAGGG TACATCAAGCTGCCAGCTCCCACAGTAGAGTTACCCAATGCGTTTCGGATTTTTTCCTTCTACTTATCCAGCGACCCCAAAGACCAGCCTCAAGCAAGTTTCGACTGCATCCATCAATATGTATCAAG TGACGGCCGCGAGCAGCTGCAAGGTCAAGGAGTCATCCAGGACAAGATCACCGTGTGCGCCACAGAGGATTCCTACCAGATGACACGTGAGAGGGTGTCTCAGGTGGAGAAGGACAGCTGGAGTCGCTCCGCTATTGAGATCAAACCTGGAGCCACACATCCAA GTAAAAGTGTCAAGTTTCATAAGAGGGCGCCCATTGTGTCTGCATCAGATGGCGGCTTTTGCAAAGCGCCCAGCCGGTGGAGCGGCAGTTTGCCTTCGGCCCACCACAAGCCCCTCAGGGAGCGCCTCATTCACCTGTTGGCTCTCAAGTCCTACAGAAAGCCAGAGCTTCTGCTGTGGCTAGAGAGAGAGCGGCTTGGTGCCAGGGACAAAGCAGAACTCTGCGCCATATTGGAGGAG ACGGCTAAATTCAACCCCAAAGACAGCAGCTACCTCCTGAAAGATGACTTCTACAAGTACGTACAGAAGGACTGGCCCGGCTACAACGAGGAGGAGCGACAGCTCGTTAGTGGGTTGTTGTCGAG GAAGTTGCAGCCTCATGTGAAGGCCCATTCAAAGAATCCTCAAGCCTCAGCAGAGAAGTCAATTGAGGACAGAACACTACAGCACAGTCTGGCAAAGAACCCCGTTGTG AAACGTCCGGTGTCTGCAGACAGTCTCCAAGCTCTATCTGCAAAGAGGCAAAGGCAAAGTGATCACACAACACGAGAGCAGCCAACTAGGAATGGACTTTTAAACAAAAAGGGAGCATCCACAATTCCATCTCCTAGTTTGCCCCCAAAGCCGGAATTCCAAAGAACTGATAACCCTATTGGCAGCTGTCATGGAAGCTACCAACGTGACTCTCCTCTCAAAGCCTCAAATAACTCTGACGTATCGGAGACTGACCGGCACGTAACCAAAGCCATGAGCCACGAGGCACCTCAGCCCCAGTCGGAATGCGCTCAGCAGCAGCGGAAGAAAAAGTTCAAAAAGCACAAAGACAAAGAGCGGGAACGGTTAAAAGAACGCCAAGACAAAAGATGGTCAGGGGACAGTCTGGATCTCAAACCTGATCCTCACAAACTTGGGA ATTGCGACATCATTAATGACATGGACTCAGTTGAGAAGCCGGATTACATATG CATGTATGTGAGGATCACAAGCATAGAGCAACGTCAGCAGTACCAGGAGGATTTCAGCGCAGAGTACGACGAGTACAAAGACCTGCACACCCGAATCGCCGCCGTCACTCGTATGTTTGTTCAGCTCGGGTGCAAGATCAGGAGCATGGCGCCTGGCACCAAAGAACACAAG GTCATGGAAGACCAAATtttagaaaaatacaaaaagtatcGAAAG AAATTTCCCGATTACCAAGAAGAGAAGAAACGTTGTGAATATCTACACCAAAAACTTTCATTCATCAAGCAGCTTATTGTGGACTACGACGTGTCTGGGACCTCCTCGTAG